The Pleuronectes platessa chromosome 11, fPlePla1.1, whole genome shotgun sequence DNA segment gttatatacattggaaatgttttacaccctaatatctatctatatctatatggATTTTTCATCGTGCTTTTGacttaaatgttttctttctttgtacCTTTCAGTGAAGATTGATAAAGAAAAGCAGCTTGTTATTCTGGAGGAAGAGTACGAGGTGAGCTGTCTGCGGTTTATTCTCTCCATCGAGTTCATGTtcctcattttaaataaaactttaaattctGATTTAAATTCATGCCACACAGAATCATTTAAAGAGGTAATGAATTTGTTACACTTAGTTTTTGTCTGACATGTGATAACTTGTACGATAACTTTGAGACAACAGAActgctttttgttgttgtttgttctaGGACATCTCTCCTGATGATCTTGGGGGTGAATTGCCGGAGAGGCAGCCAAGatatccttcaaaataaaagactacTTTTATTTCAATAGctatgtctatgtgtgtgcaACATAAGAGACAGTAATTTCCGATTATTAACTTTTGGAAATGATGAGTCATCGGTCAACAAAAGATTGCATAATGCATAATTTAGAAATGCATTAAAATAAAGAGGTATCTGCATCCTATAGGACTACAgacatatttaataataaagctCATATCGATTGAAAAACGATTTATGATCATATGGGAGGAATTCCATCATCATATTAACATTAACTAATCATTTGTCATCCAATGGTTTAAATGACATCACCTGCCTGATGCTTTCGAACTTTAGAATTGCTTTAAAGTTGATGTCAGTTTATCTACATGaatcagatttgttttattctctttattCTTGTTATATGACGTTTCAATTGAATTAGTCCTGATGAGTGAGTCCTGAAATACGTGAGTTTGTCCTTAGCACCGTGAAAGTTTATCGTCTACAGTTATAAATACGTACACGATGATGGACGCGTGTCTTATCCCCTCTGCTTCATCTTCTCCAGTCCAGTGGGTAAGAGCATCTCTGGAATTACTTTTTGACGATAGATTTAGAACAACACTTAAAAACTAGGTTAGATTCTCTTCACTGCTTTTAGAAATGTTGTCTCACTTGGGTTTGTCTCACTTGGGTTTGTCTCACTTGGGTTTGTCTCACTTGGGTTTGTCTCACTTGTGTTTGTCTCACTTGGGTTTGTCTCACCTGTGTTTGTCTCACTTGGGTTTGTCTCCCTTGTGTTTGTCTCACTTGGGTTTGTCTCACTTGGGTTTGTCTCACTTGTGTTTGTCTCACTTGGGTTTGTCTCCCTTGTGTTTGTCTCACTTGGGTTTGTCTCACTTGTGTTTGGCAGGTTGCAAGCCAGAGCAGCAGATGATGTACGCAGGAAGCAAACTCCAACTGGTCCAAACGGTTAAGATGAGcaaggttagtgtgtgtgtgtgttttcctaaaTCTTGGACAGTGCAAATTATTTCAACATCTGTCATTACGCTAGTTAATGATAATATTAAAGGTTCCAAATCTGTCTGATACATCCAGCACATGTGTGTTTCCAGGTGTTTGAGATCAGAAACACGGAGGACCTAACAGAGGAGTGGCTCAAGGAGAAACTTGGCTTCTTCGGCTAAAGTCTCCACCTCATCCAGACGTCTGGGACGGGAGGAGGATCGCACAACTCGTGTTCTTGGGGGGAAAACACACAACGGTTGATGTTTCGCTCCTCTTTGTCCCGAGACCTGAGTTAAATAGTGTTTGAAAATCCTTCCTGTTGTCAGTTTTAGGCGGAGTTTGGTGGAGTTTACAGAAGATTCGGAGTTTGTCGGAAGCGTCGAACAATCGCGGAAAAGTTTTTAACTAAACCTCACCCACCTGGCAGCCTAAAACTGAGAATGCTATTTGACGCAGGTCTGTTTTTGTCTCCCACACAATCTCTCTCCATGTGCCAGTTGCGTGTCTGTGTTGAATTAACGCTCCTCGCGCTCTTTTTAGTGAACAGAAATCCTCATCTACACTTTCTAAGCCGAGACGTTCGTTCAGGAGAATTTAAAAgcattttaacattattttctgtttcctttagTTGTTCTTACTCTGAGTTTCCCCTTTTTatctttaataatttgatggAGTCTTATGTTTTGATTTTACTTCTGGTGTATTTAGGGTTTACGCAATCAGATGGTTTATAGTgttccttttccttttgttgTGAAAAACAAACTTCCTGCCAGAGCTTTACAACATTCACAGCTGCCGAACAACTACTACGTTCTGTGGTCCTCAGTTGTTCCTTCAGTATTCGTCTAAGGACATTTAAACTTATGATTTAAGTAACAAACTTTCATCGCTCCAGTCGACAAAAGTCAAAAACATTGTGACCCTTCGATGAGAGGCATTCCTGAGACCTCTGGTTAATATATGATGTGTTGTGACTTCTCCAGTGCACGTGAACTCGCTGACAGGGGCCCTGAAGTGAAGTGGTGCTCATCACACTGAGTCCGTCATCAAAACACTTCATCTCCaatcaaaaagagaaaaaactgcGCTCTGCCTTTTGACCTGCATTTTGTTACGATGACATCACACTCCAGGAAACAATATTTCCTCCGAAAACATTCCAGACTGAACCGTTCCTACAAACCGTCTCTCGTGACCACGACAAACACGGCACACGGGGGGGCATCACGTGTCTTTTGGGGAGATTGTACGCTAACGTTGTGCATTATTGCGATTACTGTTATTTAGTGTTTATGAATGTTGTGCTTATTTCGGATGTAAAACCACTTTGATCGCTACGTGGTGGTCGCAGCTTTGAGAATGATGGATGTGACTTCTCCAAACGCCAGTTGTGCTTAAAATTCAGCCTGGGAAGGTGAAGGACAGAATCTGGACGATTGACACTGTCCACACAGAACCGGGTTGGACCAATACATTGATCTATACTTTGTACCGATCTTTAAACTCTACAGTTACACTTTTTGGTTGTGTTTGACCTGTAATCTGTCATATTGGGGTTTTAATTAATCACAGGCGGAGGTTAAAATTCTCTAATTTTAGATTTCAGCATATTTCTTTATCGATGTGCAGGAGTAGACAGCTGTGGGAATAAGGTGCAGGGTTCGAACCCCAGTAGAACATGGGTCACTCTATGTGGAGTTTTCTCCAACAGTCTGaagacatgcagactggggttagctcaactggagactctaaataaaccatatttgtaaatggttgtttgtctgtggATGTTGGCCCTGTGTTACTCTGGGTGAACTCTGGCTCTTTCCCACCGTCACACGatacagataatggatggatggattacaCAGTTAAAATAACTCAAATGTGTAACTGTAGGCACACTAATGGACTCTATTGtctattttttgatattttgaagGCCCCAAAATTTATAATTCTTCCCCGTTTCCTGCTGAAAATCCTCTCAAACTGCATTCAGACTGGGGCGGCACATTAAAAGGCTTAACCAAACTAATACTCATACTACTAGGATTAGCAGCTCCTAACAGCAGTGAGCAGCACCACATAGTTAAAAGCGGCTTAAAATCAAAATCTGTAAAGAACTGAATGGTTTTTATGATGGAGAAATTACTCATTCAGCAGATTTCTTAACAAAAGCTTAATGTCTGCTCAGTGTATTGGTCCAACCCCAATAAAGTAAAAATCGGCACAAATGAATTCCGCACATTCCCTCGTCAGTGTCGTCTCACGTTGAGAAACGTTGACGTCTACCAAACGGTTAATGGAGCATTGTGGCAGATTTAAAGCCCCGAGGCCGGAAACCACCACATAATGTACGATGGCGTCCTGCTAGGTCGACCGAACCAATGCCTTGTCTGACATTTGTCATATTTATgtctgttttaaaaaacaaccatgaggccaaaatgaaaacacgacaAAGACGGTTTGTTTTGTCAGAATATCCACGACTATTGAAAAAGCTTTGTCGGtgactttcttttatttttttttaactttctgaTCTATTAAGTATGAAATGTCGGTTTTTGTGGGTTTTTTAAAGATCAAACTCAAAGATCTAAACGCACAATAACACAGATATCATGTTAATCATTGAGTGATGTCAAATGTCAGACGATAATCATTTATGATTTACACGTCAGGCAAGGTTTCATCCAACAGGCACAATGGGAAAAGACTGTAATCACTTGTTTTTGCTGCCTATGAATAATCTATCAGTTTGATATCATGCTGCTGTAGAGGAATAACAATTCTGTTGACTGAAGTATTACAGGCTCACTCGGAAGCAGCTTGTGTTTCACTTGAAACGTGTACAATGTACTGCTTTTCAACGTGAATTATATAAAAACACGTTTAGTTGTTCTGTGGTTAGGAAAAGATTCTGAAAAATTTGGAAAATGTGGAAGGCTACTGTATAAGAAGTGCATGATTTCAATGTACGACCTTCTGACCTGTTCTGTTGCATGCATTCTTTCAGAGAGTTAAATTATTAACCTCATTTGCTTTGACTGAAACAGTTGCATCTCAAACATCTGCTCCCAGCCTCATTGTCTTATCTAGAATATTCACACACCAACAACCCTCTTCTTCTTAAGATTTTTAATGAAGTGGGAAGTAACACAGTGTAACACTGGTGGCGCGTCATAAACAACTTCCTCGAGTACAAGGTCTATCGGAAAAAAAAGAGTTCCCTCTGGTTTTGAGCCATGTCCTGTGGATCTAAGCTTTTCCTCCTTCATCGTGAGCTGGTTTGAATATAAATGGCCTCTTGAGTCTTTTTCTGTAACCTGTTGTTGAGCTTTTGATGTCTTCTCTGAACCGATGCCTACTCTTCTACTTTCTttccattttaatataaaaacaccTGGACCATGTATGATCAGCTGCATAGCGACATCAGTGATacttgagatatttgtattttcccaTATGTTATAAAAGTGTCTGTTGTCCCATCGTCCAAATAAAATGACAGCGATGTTTACTTCTGTTTTCACACGACTTCTGTTTTCATATATGTATGGTGTCTGTCCTCTTTGGTCCAGCATTGGTCAGGTGATAAACTCAATTAGTTTGATGTTACACTGAAACTGAGAAATCTGGCAAAAGGGCTATTTTTACAATACTGttttttaaaatgataattAATAGGTTAAGAAGTGACTTAATTTATGTTCAGCTGGTTTgtgaacaatatatatataaatcagtaATCTGATCAGTCCCAA contains these protein-coding regions:
- the gmfb gene encoding glia maturation factor beta, encoding MSDTLVVCGVDEDLVAKLKAFRFRKETNNAAIIMKIDKEKQLVILEEEYEDISPDDLGGELPERQPRFIVYSYKYVHDDGRVSYPLCFIFSSPVGCKPEQQMMYAGSKLQLVQTVKMSKVFEIRNTEDLTEEWLKEKLGFFG